The Pleuronectes platessa chromosome 23, fPlePla1.1, whole genome shotgun sequence genome contains a region encoding:
- the LOC128429816 gene encoding interferon-induced very large GTPase 1 isoform X2 — protein sequence MDCLEEEEEFFATNDTFPEPYSGEKDPSTTQSNYVSPPEEETPLSSGTRTVSDPCSDPLRGSGIMEGSSTLDVQGRSGTGSPSIGTSANTQTQLQILLEDLGLKQHYTEKLTLSEILQIDLKAITDEPAKSHSDLPWYFLKKLMMVNVTARNLQSECESSKDGATETTEFDFSNLCDITDSDDMVNPLDVITALFLCSDGFVQQEMALKMSMCQFSVPLLLPGCDTDQCKLMLWAMRDIVKTYRPQSLVQSKGFIEERIVLSEIPMISFVRLGECSMSKSEILNKLLSNDCFVHHDMECADSQRRISNGLTEITWYLPSGKENIDIFSEPLAVANLRGDIASFETQFSFLCQTSAAVFVFFDNLDPECKLLTNLHHKTQMFLVGNQQSKSFSMDALKTVATKLGLSKDNIIIKTKHKNYADFVKGFRKKVNDVIENTKKNMCIEKMADIAHELGILVDEDCPECQTAKENAEAITSKIQNIPDYKATQLPLHGEIWKELTILEKEEFRLKNLGSEDIETYKAGLQKKKRKLRKEQSSKNMSDAMMCFISAISSPGIERRYFLKWMRMNLDNLSREKLSGLRKQYKEKCKDAENKEAIKDIDKELSNSSLGTEHFFREMGQIYEASVSLPEQDLSRKQLQHLPQICAGLLLDGFPLELVDGDASNIPLTWVKDVLSQLNELVSPKNKILVVTVLGVQSTGKSTLLNTMFGVQFAVSSGRCTRGAFILLVRINEDAKEVLNCDFMVIIDTEGLKSAELAQLDDSHEHDNELATLVVGLSDITIINIAMENSTQMKDILQIVVHAFLRMKEVGKKPKCQFVHQNVSDVSANENTLRERHLLLDQLNEMTEAAAKMEKKEKNKCFTDVMEYNPETGNWYIPGLWNGNPPMAPVNAGYSEAVYQFKKNITQILGNCESSANDILKFKEWMSSLWKAVKHENFIFSFRNSLVADAYMKLCTESNNWEWDFKESIYKWITNAETTISNLGTPASKSKIVDLKELILSLKSEVSTKLTKLEEELLEKLKNYFEQKDGHVHLVERYKEDFANNAKSLRRDMQNSVYSQLTAAAEIKQGQTELQKIKENHTKEIERAVCALIDECRKKNMQMGDEELNQEFGKMWKETVKKLSFSQQKPKNVFTSVSHYLRINLSPKGSHACELLSKRRLQDCGKTPFKYTAKGLVENLKKIISKVTPFQDPTIRLQNIADNIIDECIQYMKEKDKTEEDEADAHEADAKKTKDYSEAYIQEILRMIDERLQKKQDVTVGIDFEVFLKQHICGIAARHFQKMHEDFLKENDPHLCLNKNKEMFFDSFKDVFKQRDQSQKKAEEFTKQCLKPAVENFVYSKLGPDIIHEMRKQSQFIARVCSQYEILLDLLSKDSFREYARYIRSYEGYVKKWILDQTVKHLSKDSKMFELVDQHLDSSISSIKAAIHKATKKTSTDLKTFINNFCQELGDTLVISQDALGAFMILNKANQEQFAHWFTEFVNKMEKILKQKFKKRGIQSILKQLDVKPQNELFTQVIGCGKQCPFCGVACVCGGGNHSVHEASLHRPKGLNGCMGLQTEELVTDICSSSVVSDNLFRCDATKGEYHLFKNYRDIFPDWNIPPDGSYEASDYWKYVMATFNEEFAEEHSAKPADIPTTWKDITRLQAEQSLKGLFNIK from the exons ATGGATTGcttagaggaggaagag GAGTTCTTTGCGACCAACGATACGTTCCCTGAGCCTTACAGTGGGGAGAAGGATCCCTCAACAACACAGTCTAACT ATGTTTCTCcaccagaagaagaaacacctcTCAGTTCAGGCACGAGGACTGTTTCAGATCCCTGCAGTGACCCACTCAGAGGCAGTGGGATCATGGAGGGCTCCAGCACTTTAGATGTTCAGGGCAGGAGTGGAACAGGAAGCCCTTCAATTGGAACATCTGCCAATACAC agacacaactgCAGATCCTGTTGGAGGATCTGGGCTTGAAGCAGCACTACACAGAGAAGCTGACACTGAGCGAAATACTTCAGATTGACCTGAAGGCCATCACTGATGAACCTGCCAAGTCCCACTCAGATCTTCCATGGTATTTCTTAAAGAAGCTAATGATGGTTAATGTGACGGCGAGAAATTTACAATCAGAATGTGAATCATCCAAAGACGGAGCAACAGAAACAACTGAATTTGACTTCAGTAATCTGTGCGACATTACAGATTCAGATGACATGGTAAACCCCCTTGACGTAATCACTGCTCTCTTCCTGTGTTCTGATGGGTTTGTGCAACAGGAAATGGCCCTCAAAATGTCCATGTGTCAGTTTTCTGTGCCTCTCCTGCTTCCAGGTTGTGACACAGATCAGTGCAAACTCATGCTTTGGGCCATGAGAGACATTGTTAAAACCTACAGACCTCAGTCACTTGTACAATCCAAGGGTTTTATTGAAGAAAGAATTGTTCTCTCTGAAATTCCAATGATATCTTTTGTGAGACTGGGGGAATGTTCCATGTCCAAGTCAGAGATTCTCAATAAGCTTTTGAGCAATGATTGTTTTGTTCACCATGATATGGAGTGTGCTGACTCCCAAAGAAGAATATCCAATGGACTGACTGAAATAACTTGGTACCTTCCTTCTGGCAAAGAAAACATTGATATTTTCAGTGAGCCATTAGCTGTAGCTAACCTTCGTGGGGACATTGCTTCATTTGAAACTCAGTTTTCTTTCTTGTGTCAGACATctgcagcagtgtttgtgttctttgaCAATTTGGACCCTGAGTGCAAGCTGCTAACCAACCTTCACCACAAGACACAGATGTTTTTGGTCGGCAACCAACAAAGCAAAAGCTTTAGTATGGATGCTCTCAAAACAGTAGCCACAAAGCTAGGCTTGAGTAAAGACAACATCATTATAAAGACCAAGCACAAAAATTATGCTGACTTTGTCAAAGGTTTTCGGAAAAAAGTCAACGATGTTATTgagaacacaaagaaaaacatgtgcatTGAAAAGATGGCTGACATTGCCCATGAATTGGGAATCTTGGTTGATGAAGACTGTCCAGAGTGTCAGACTGCCAAGGAAAATGCAGAAGCCATAACATCAAAAATTCAAAACATCCCTGACTACAAAGCCACTCAGCTTCCCTTGCATGGAGAAATATGGAAGGAATTGACAATATTAGAGAAGGAAGAATTTCGACTGAAAAATCTTGGATCTGAAGACATAGAAACGTACAAAGCAGGgcttcagaaaaagaaaagaaaacttcgGAAGGAACAGAGCTCTAAAAACATGTCAGATGCCATGATGTGCTTCATCAGTGCAATATCAAGCCCAGGCATAGAGAGACGTTATTTCCTGAAATGGATGCGAATGAACCTTGATAACCTGTCTCGAGAAAAACTGTCTGGCCTCAGGAAGCAGTACAAAGAAAAATGCAAAGATGCAGAGAACAAAGAGGCCATCAAAGACATTGATAAAGAGCTTTCCAACAGCTCACTGGGAACTGAACACTTCTTCCGTGAAATGGGTCAGATTTATGAAGCTTCAGTTTCCCTTCCAGAACAAGATCTTTCACGTAAACAACTACAGCATCTGCCCCAAATCTGTGCAGGATTGTTGCTTGATGGATTTCCCCTGGAGCTTGTAGATGGAGATGCATCCAACATACCTCTCACATGGGTGAAAGATGTTCTCTCCCAGCTCAATGAACTGGTGTCTCCAAAGAACAAGATACTGGTCGTCACGGTTCTTGGAGTTCAGAGCACAGGAAAGTCCACTCTTCTTAACACCATGTTTGGAGTGCAGTTTGCAGTCAGCAGTGGCCGATGTACTCGAGGTGCTTTTATATTGCTCGTCAGAATCAATGAAGATGCCAAAGAAGTCCTCAACTGTGACTTCATGGTCATCATTGACACTGAGGGCTTAAAGTCAGCAGAGCTCGCACAACTTGATGATAGCCATGAGCATGACAATGAGCTTGCAACACTTGTTGTGGGGCTGAGTGACATCACCATTATCAATATTGCAATGGAGAATTCAACACAAATGAAGGACATCCTACAAATAGTTGTGCATGCGTTTctcaggatgaaagaggtgGGCAAAAAGCCTAAATGTCAGTTTGTTCACCAGAATGTGTCAGATGTTTCAGCCAATGAGAATACCCTTAGAGAGAGGCATCTGCTCTTGGATCAGTTAAACGAGATGACTGAGGCAGCAGCAAaaatggagaagaaagaaaagaacaagtgCTTCACTGATGTCATGGAGTACAACCCAGAAACTGGGAACTGGTACATTCCTGGACTCTGGAATGGTAACCCACCAATGGCACCAGTCAATGCAGGGTACAGTGAAGCTGTATATCAgttcaagaaaaacatcacacagATACTAGGAAACTGTGAGTCCTCTGCTAATGACATCTTGAAGTTTAAAGAGTGGATGTCAAGCCTGTGGAAGGCAGTGAAGCATGAAAACTTCATCTTCAGCTTCAGAAACAGTCTAGTGGCTGATGCATACATGAAGCTATGCACAGAATCCAACAATTGGGAATGGGACTTCAAAGAATCCATATACAAGTGGATAACAAATGCCGAAACAACCATCTCAAATTTAGGAACGCCTGCTTCCAAATCTAAAATAGTTGACCTGAAAGAACTCATCTTGAGTTTGAAAAGTGAGGTCTCCACAAAGCTGACGAAATTGGAGGAAGAGCTtcttgaaaaactgaaaaactatTTCGAGCAAAAAGACGGCCATGTCCATCTCGTAGAAAGATACAAAGAGGACTTTGCAAACAATGCAAAGAGTCTTCGAAGAGACATGCAGAACTCTGTGTATAGTcaactcacagcagcagcagaaatcaAACAGGGACAGACAGAACTTCAAAAAATCAAGGAAAATCACACAAAAGAAATTGAAAGAGCAGTGTGTGCACTGATCGATGAATGTCGCAAGAAAAACATGCAGATGGGAGATGAAGAACTGAACCAAGAATTTGGCAAGATGTGGAAAGAAACAGTAAAGAAACTGTCTTTTTCCCAACAAAAGCCAAAAAATGTCTTCACCAGTGTCTCCCACTACTTAAGAATAAATCTCTCGCCCAAAGGAAGTCATGCATGTGAATTGCTGAGTAAAAGACGCCTGCAAGATTGTGGCAAAACGCCTTTCAAATATACAGCCAAAGGACTGgttgaaaatttaaaaaagataataagcAAAGTGACTCCCTTTCAAGATCCCACAATCAGGCTACAGAATATAGCTGACAACATCATAGATGAATGCATTCAATATATgaaggaaaaagacaaaacagaagAGGATGAAGCAGATGCACATGAagcagatgcaaaaaaaacaaaagactaCTCTGAGGCTTACATCCAGGAGATCCTACGCATGATTGATGAGCGGCTGCAAAAGAAACAGGATGTAACTGTAGGCATTGATTTTGAAGTTTTTCTGAAACAGCACATCTGTGGCATTGCAGCCAGACACTTTCAGAAAATGCACGAAGATTTCCTAAAGGAGAATGACCCTCACTTAtgtctgaacaaaaacaaagaaatgttttttgatAGTTTTAAAGATGTGTTCAAGCAACGAGACCAGAGCCAGAAGAAGGCAGAAGAATTCACCAAACAATGTTTGAAGCCTGCAGTTGAAAACTTTGTCTACAGTAAACTGGGTCCTGATATCATTCATGAAATGAGGAAACAATCACAGTTCATTGCAAGAGTCTGCTCCCAGTATGAAATTTTACTGGATTTGCTCTCAAAGGACAGCTTTAGGGAGTACGCAAGGTACATTCGATCATATGAGGGATATGTAAAGAAGTGGATACTCGACCAAACAGTGAAACACTTATCAAAAGATTCTAAGATGTTTGAGCTAGTGGATCAGCATCTTGACTCAAGTATCAGCAGCATAAAGGCTGCAATCCACAAGGccacaaagaaaacaagtaCTGACTTGAAAACATTCATTAACAACTTCTGTCAGGAACTTGGTGATACACTGGTCATTTCCCAGGATGCACTTGGTGCTTTCATGATCCTGAACAAAGCAAACCAGGAACAGTTTGCTCATTGGTTCACAGAGTTTGtgaataaaatggaaaaaattcTAAagcaaaagtttaaaaaaagaggcatCCAGAGTATACTTAAACAGCTTGATGTCAAGCCCCAGAATGAGCTTTTCACACAAGTGATTGGATGTGGTAAACAGTGTCCCTTCTGTGGAGTGGCCTGTGTGTGCGGAGGTGGTAACCATTCTGTGCATGAGGCTTCACTGCATAGGCCAAAGGGTCTGAATGGATGCATGGGGCTACAAACAGAAGAACTAGTCACTGACATATGCTCGTCATCTGTAGTGAGTGACAACCTATTTCGTTGTGATGCTACTAAAGGTGAATATCACTTATTTAAAAATTACAGAGATATTTTCCCAGATTGGAACATTCCTCCAGATGGAAGCTACGAGGCATCAGACTACTGGAAATATGTAATGGCAACGTTCAATGAGGAGTTTGCGGAAGAACATAGTGCAAAGCCTGCTGATATTCCTACAACCTGGAAAGATATCACACGTCTGCAGGCAGAACAGAGTCTCAAAGGGTTATTTAACATCAAATGA
- the LOC128429816 gene encoding interferon-induced very large GTPase 1 isoform X1 — protein sequence MDSSGEEEEFFDTNDTFPEPDSEETYPSTTQSNYVSPPEEETPLSSDTRTVSDPCSDPLRGSGTMEDSSTVDVQGRSGTGSPSIGTSANTHVSPPEEETPLSSGTRTVSDPCSDPLRGSGIMEGSSTLDVQGRSGTGSPSIGTSANTQTQLQILLEDLGLKQHYTEKLTLSEILQIDLKAITDEPAKSHSDLPWYFLKKLMMVNVTARNLQSECESSKDGATETTEFDFSNLCDITDSDDMVNPLDVITALFLCSDGFVQQEMALKMSMCQFSVPLLLPGCDTDQCKLMLWAMRDIVKTYRPQSLVQSKGFIEERIVLSEIPMISFVRLGECSMSKSEILNKLLSNDCFVHHDMECADSQRRISNGLTEITWYLPSGKENIDIFSEPLAVANLRGDIASFETQFSFLCQTSAAVFVFFDNLDPECKLLTNLHHKTQMFLVGNQQSKSFSMDALKTVATKLGLSKDNIIIKTKHKNYADFVKGFRKKVNDVIENTKKNMCIEKMADIAHELGILVDEDCPECQTAKENAEAITSKIQNIPDYKATQLPLHGEIWKELTILEKEEFRLKNLGSEDIETYKAGLQKKKRKLRKEQSSKNMSDAMMCFISAISSPGIERRYFLKWMRMNLDNLSREKLSGLRKQYKEKCKDAENKEAIKDIDKELSNSSLGTEHFFREMGQIYEASVSLPEQDLSRKQLQHLPQICAGLLLDGFPLELVDGDASNIPLTWVKDVLSQLNELVSPKNKILVVTVLGVQSTGKSTLLNTMFGVQFAVSSGRCTRGAFILLVRINEDAKEVLNCDFMVIIDTEGLKSAELAQLDDSHEHDNELATLVVGLSDITIINIAMENSTQMKDILQIVVHAFLRMKEVGKKPKCQFVHQNVSDVSANENTLRERHLLLDQLNEMTEAAAKMEKKEKNKCFTDVMEYNPETGNWYIPGLWNGNPPMAPVNAGYSEAVYQFKKNITQILGNCESSANDILKFKEWMSSLWKAVKHENFIFSFRNSLVADAYMKLCTESNNWEWDFKESIYKWITNAETTISNLGTPASKSKIVDLKELILSLKSEVSTKLTKLEEELLEKLKNYFEQKDGHVHLVERYKEDFANNAKSLRRDMQNSVYSQLTAAAEIKQGQTELQKIKENHTKEIERAVCALIDECRKKNMQMGDEELNQEFGKMWKETVKKLSFSQQKPKNVFTSVSHYLRINLSPKGSHACELLSKRRLQDCGKTPFKYTAKGLVENLKKIISKVTPFQDPTIRLQNIADNIIDECIQYMKEKDKTEEDEADAHEADAKKTKDYSEAYIQEILRMIDERLQKKQDVTVGIDFEVFLKQHICGIAARHFQKMHEDFLKENDPHLCLNKNKEMFFDSFKDVFKQRDQSQKKAEEFTKQCLKPAVENFVYSKLGPDIIHEMRKQSQFIARVCSQYEILLDLLSKDSFREYARYIRSYEGYVKKWILDQTVKHLSKDSKMFELVDQHLDSSISSIKAAIHKATKKTSTDLKTFINNFCQELGDTLVISQDALGAFMILNKANQEQFAHWFTEFVNKMEKILKQKFKKRGIQSILKQLDVKPQNELFTQVIGCGKQCPFCGVACVCGGGNHSVHEASLHRPKGLNGCMGLQTEELVTDICSSSVVSDNLFRCDATKGEYHLFKNYRDIFPDWNIPPDGSYEASDYWKYVMATFNEEFAEEHSAKPADIPTTWKDITRLQAEQSLKGLFNIK from the exons ATGTTTCTCcaccagaagaagaaacacctcTCAGTTCAGGCACGAGGACTGTTTCAGATCCCTGCAGTGACCCACTCAGAGGCAGTGGGATCATGGAGGGCTCCAGCACTTTAGATGTTCAGGGCAGGAGTGGAACAGGAAGCCCTTCAATTGGAACATCTGCCAATACAC agacacaactgCAGATCCTGTTGGAGGATCTGGGCTTGAAGCAGCACTACACAGAGAAGCTGACACTGAGCGAAATACTTCAGATTGACCTGAAGGCCATCACTGATGAACCTGCCAAGTCCCACTCAGATCTTCCATGGTATTTCTTAAAGAAGCTAATGATGGTTAATGTGACGGCGAGAAATTTACAATCAGAATGTGAATCATCCAAAGACGGAGCAACAGAAACAACTGAATTTGACTTCAGTAATCTGTGCGACATTACAGATTCAGATGACATGGTAAACCCCCTTGACGTAATCACTGCTCTCTTCCTGTGTTCTGATGGGTTTGTGCAACAGGAAATGGCCCTCAAAATGTCCATGTGTCAGTTTTCTGTGCCTCTCCTGCTTCCAGGTTGTGACACAGATCAGTGCAAACTCATGCTTTGGGCCATGAGAGACATTGTTAAAACCTACAGACCTCAGTCACTTGTACAATCCAAGGGTTTTATTGAAGAAAGAATTGTTCTCTCTGAAATTCCAATGATATCTTTTGTGAGACTGGGGGAATGTTCCATGTCCAAGTCAGAGATTCTCAATAAGCTTTTGAGCAATGATTGTTTTGTTCACCATGATATGGAGTGTGCTGACTCCCAAAGAAGAATATCCAATGGACTGACTGAAATAACTTGGTACCTTCCTTCTGGCAAAGAAAACATTGATATTTTCAGTGAGCCATTAGCTGTAGCTAACCTTCGTGGGGACATTGCTTCATTTGAAACTCAGTTTTCTTTCTTGTGTCAGACATctgcagcagtgtttgtgttctttgaCAATTTGGACCCTGAGTGCAAGCTGCTAACCAACCTTCACCACAAGACACAGATGTTTTTGGTCGGCAACCAACAAAGCAAAAGCTTTAGTATGGATGCTCTCAAAACAGTAGCCACAAAGCTAGGCTTGAGTAAAGACAACATCATTATAAAGACCAAGCACAAAAATTATGCTGACTTTGTCAAAGGTTTTCGGAAAAAAGTCAACGATGTTATTgagaacacaaagaaaaacatgtgcatTGAAAAGATGGCTGACATTGCCCATGAATTGGGAATCTTGGTTGATGAAGACTGTCCAGAGTGTCAGACTGCCAAGGAAAATGCAGAAGCCATAACATCAAAAATTCAAAACATCCCTGACTACAAAGCCACTCAGCTTCCCTTGCATGGAGAAATATGGAAGGAATTGACAATATTAGAGAAGGAAGAATTTCGACTGAAAAATCTTGGATCTGAAGACATAGAAACGTACAAAGCAGGgcttcagaaaaagaaaagaaaacttcgGAAGGAACAGAGCTCTAAAAACATGTCAGATGCCATGATGTGCTTCATCAGTGCAATATCAAGCCCAGGCATAGAGAGACGTTATTTCCTGAAATGGATGCGAATGAACCTTGATAACCTGTCTCGAGAAAAACTGTCTGGCCTCAGGAAGCAGTACAAAGAAAAATGCAAAGATGCAGAGAACAAAGAGGCCATCAAAGACATTGATAAAGAGCTTTCCAACAGCTCACTGGGAACTGAACACTTCTTCCGTGAAATGGGTCAGATTTATGAAGCTTCAGTTTCCCTTCCAGAACAAGATCTTTCACGTAAACAACTACAGCATCTGCCCCAAATCTGTGCAGGATTGTTGCTTGATGGATTTCCCCTGGAGCTTGTAGATGGAGATGCATCCAACATACCTCTCACATGGGTGAAAGATGTTCTCTCCCAGCTCAATGAACTGGTGTCTCCAAAGAACAAGATACTGGTCGTCACGGTTCTTGGAGTTCAGAGCACAGGAAAGTCCACTCTTCTTAACACCATGTTTGGAGTGCAGTTTGCAGTCAGCAGTGGCCGATGTACTCGAGGTGCTTTTATATTGCTCGTCAGAATCAATGAAGATGCCAAAGAAGTCCTCAACTGTGACTTCATGGTCATCATTGACACTGAGGGCTTAAAGTCAGCAGAGCTCGCACAACTTGATGATAGCCATGAGCATGACAATGAGCTTGCAACACTTGTTGTGGGGCTGAGTGACATCACCATTATCAATATTGCAATGGAGAATTCAACACAAATGAAGGACATCCTACAAATAGTTGTGCATGCGTTTctcaggatgaaagaggtgGGCAAAAAGCCTAAATGTCAGTTTGTTCACCAGAATGTGTCAGATGTTTCAGCCAATGAGAATACCCTTAGAGAGAGGCATCTGCTCTTGGATCAGTTAAACGAGATGACTGAGGCAGCAGCAAaaatggagaagaaagaaaagaacaagtgCTTCACTGATGTCATGGAGTACAACCCAGAAACTGGGAACTGGTACATTCCTGGACTCTGGAATGGTAACCCACCAATGGCACCAGTCAATGCAGGGTACAGTGAAGCTGTATATCAgttcaagaaaaacatcacacagATACTAGGAAACTGTGAGTCCTCTGCTAATGACATCTTGAAGTTTAAAGAGTGGATGTCAAGCCTGTGGAAGGCAGTGAAGCATGAAAACTTCATCTTCAGCTTCAGAAACAGTCTAGTGGCTGATGCATACATGAAGCTATGCACAGAATCCAACAATTGGGAATGGGACTTCAAAGAATCCATATACAAGTGGATAACAAATGCCGAAACAACCATCTCAAATTTAGGAACGCCTGCTTCCAAATCTAAAATAGTTGACCTGAAAGAACTCATCTTGAGTTTGAAAAGTGAGGTCTCCACAAAGCTGACGAAATTGGAGGAAGAGCTtcttgaaaaactgaaaaactatTTCGAGCAAAAAGACGGCCATGTCCATCTCGTAGAAAGATACAAAGAGGACTTTGCAAACAATGCAAAGAGTCTTCGAAGAGACATGCAGAACTCTGTGTATAGTcaactcacagcagcagcagaaatcaAACAGGGACAGACAGAACTTCAAAAAATCAAGGAAAATCACACAAAAGAAATTGAAAGAGCAGTGTGTGCACTGATCGATGAATGTCGCAAGAAAAACATGCAGATGGGAGATGAAGAACTGAACCAAGAATTTGGCAAGATGTGGAAAGAAACAGTAAAGAAACTGTCTTTTTCCCAACAAAAGCCAAAAAATGTCTTCACCAGTGTCTCCCACTACTTAAGAATAAATCTCTCGCCCAAAGGAAGTCATGCATGTGAATTGCTGAGTAAAAGACGCCTGCAAGATTGTGGCAAAACGCCTTTCAAATATACAGCCAAAGGACTGgttgaaaatttaaaaaagataataagcAAAGTGACTCCCTTTCAAGATCCCACAATCAGGCTACAGAATATAGCTGACAACATCATAGATGAATGCATTCAATATATgaaggaaaaagacaaaacagaagAGGATGAAGCAGATGCACATGAagcagatgcaaaaaaaacaaaagactaCTCTGAGGCTTACATCCAGGAGATCCTACGCATGATTGATGAGCGGCTGCAAAAGAAACAGGATGTAACTGTAGGCATTGATTTTGAAGTTTTTCTGAAACAGCACATCTGTGGCATTGCAGCCAGACACTTTCAGAAAATGCACGAAGATTTCCTAAAGGAGAATGACCCTCACTTAtgtctgaacaaaaacaaagaaatgttttttgatAGTTTTAAAGATGTGTTCAAGCAACGAGACCAGAGCCAGAAGAAGGCAGAAGAATTCACCAAACAATGTTTGAAGCCTGCAGTTGAAAACTTTGTCTACAGTAAACTGGGTCCTGATATCATTCATGAAATGAGGAAACAATCACAGTTCATTGCAAGAGTCTGCTCCCAGTATGAAATTTTACTGGATTTGCTCTCAAAGGACAGCTTTAGGGAGTACGCAAGGTACATTCGATCATATGAGGGATATGTAAAGAAGTGGATACTCGACCAAACAGTGAAACACTTATCAAAAGATTCTAAGATGTTTGAGCTAGTGGATCAGCATCTTGACTCAAGTATCAGCAGCATAAAGGCTGCAATCCACAAGGccacaaagaaaacaagtaCTGACTTGAAAACATTCATTAACAACTTCTGTCAGGAACTTGGTGATACACTGGTCATTTCCCAGGATGCACTTGGTGCTTTCATGATCCTGAACAAAGCAAACCAGGAACAGTTTGCTCATTGGTTCACAGAGTTTGtgaataaaatggaaaaaattcTAAagcaaaagtttaaaaaaagaggcatCCAGAGTATACTTAAACAGCTTGATGTCAAGCCCCAGAATGAGCTTTTCACACAAGTGATTGGATGTGGTAAACAGTGTCCCTTCTGTGGAGTGGCCTGTGTGTGCGGAGGTGGTAACCATTCTGTGCATGAGGCTTCACTGCATAGGCCAAAGGGTCTGAATGGATGCATGGGGCTACAAACAGAAGAACTAGTCACTGACATATGCTCGTCATCTGTAGTGAGTGACAACCTATTTCGTTGTGATGCTACTAAAGGTGAATATCACTTATTTAAAAATTACAGAGATATTTTCCCAGATTGGAACATTCCTCCAGATGGAAGCTACGAGGCATCAGACTACTGGAAATATGTAATGGCAACGTTCAATGAGGAGTTTGCGGAAGAACATAGTGCAAAGCCTGCTGATATTCCTACAACCTGGAAAGATATCACACGTCTGCAGGCAGAACAGAGTCTCAAAGGGTTATTTAACATCAAATGA